The Pseudochaenichthys georgianus chromosome 23, fPseGeo1.2, whole genome shotgun sequence sequence acaataaggatgacatacaacataatgtacagtttacaaactctatgtacagtgacaggtaccatgagtatcagacAGCAGggcacccagccgagttttaaaatgatgcaggggaaccaaagtgctcagtttcaaacaggtttgcagactgttccaagttagtggagctgcacatctaaaagctttcttccctaagacagtcctagcacttggcacatttaataaaacatcatgagatctcaggcaatacgtactttcaattggtcgagagatcagagagcagatataaaaaggtagtttacccaacatggctttataaatgaacaagtaccagtgactgagcctccgtacagttagtgaaggcagacctgcctcggcgtacagggtacagtgatgagtgagtgctttacagttagtaacacatctcagagcgctgtgatacgcagcatctaactgttCCAGgcatgggcaggtgcattcatacagaccagatccccagagtccagcacaggtacatGGCAGGACAGGCTGGGGCTAGTCAGGTATCATGCTCATTTCAGAAGATATCTCTGCAACATAATGTATACATGTTTTTGATGTAATGTTAACACTGTACCCATTCACATTCTGTTAATAATGTaaggttgttttaaaatgtttgtaACTACAATTCTGCATACCCTACACATTGTACCTTTAACAAAGCTTTCCTACCATGCAGGTCAATGCGTTACAAATGTATGCACCAGCTTTTTGTGTCTCTGCATGCTGTAGTGCTTGGGGAAAGCCTTGCCACAGATATGACAAACAAATGGCTTCTCTCCCGAGTGTGTTTTAGCATGAGTATTGAGAAAGCACTTCCTTATGAAGCCCTTTCCACATGTGTCACATGTGTAAGGTCTCTCTGTGGTGTGATGAATGAGAACATGCTTCTTCACTTCAGGAGTTGACCTGAAGTACTTGTCACATTCAGGCACTGTGCATTTGAATGGTCTCTCTCCCGTATGGATTAATTTATGTCTGGCGATCGTTGAGGAGGAGACCATCTTTCCACAGTACGGGCACGGATGACGGAACAATTCATTAAAGTGTTTGGTCCTCTGGTGTTTTTTCAGGGCTCCTTTCTCTTTAAAAGATTTCTCACACTCGGGGCAAGAGTATTTCTTCTCATTTCGAGACTCGCTGTGTATCAAGTTGAGGTGACGCAGCAGGTTAGACTTCTGGGAGAAGGTCTTCCCGCACTCTGCACAAAGGTAGGGTTTCTCTCTTGTGTGCACTCTCTGATGGGAAGTGAGATCTCCGTCTGTCTTGTATCTCAAGCCGCACTGAGCGCACTGGAACGGAAGATGACCCGTATGTTTCCACTCATGTGTGATTAAGACACGCAGCTTAGATACAACCTTCGGACAATAGCTGCATTTAAAAGGCCGGCTGATTTGATGGATGTTTTCACAGTGCCTGGACAAGGGCTTAAACAGAGTGAAGGTCTGCTCACAGCGGTTACACTGGAAAGgggtgtgagaagccttgtgcCTTGCCAATGTCGCTGCGTCTCGTAACACCTTCCGACACACACTGCAGTAGAGCTCATTGTGGGTGTGTTTGTGCCTATTCAGGGACACTTTGTACCTGAAGGCCTCTTCACATCCGTCACATTTGTAAAGATTCATGACTTCTTCTGGCTTCTGCAGATCAAACTGTTGCTGACCGTACTCAAAGCAGGTTCTATTGAAATGCTGCCTGAAGGATGAGTAGAGCTTGAACCGGCTGTCGCATTGGGGGCAGGCGTATTCCCCCAGAGGAAAGTGGCTCTTCATGTGGGCTCTCAGGCTTGTATTCACAAGATCCTGGCAGATAAAACACTGGACTTCCCGAGTCTTTTTGGTAATGCTGGCTTTGATGTCAGAGGTGCCCTGGTTTTTGCTGGTAGACAATATATTTTTAGCACCCATGAAGGAAGTGTCCTCATTTGAGCAGCTGGACAAAGAATCCCCGTCAATAGGACGACTAACAGGAGTCCCAAATGAAGACCCTTCACCAGAGTAGTTAGACCATGACCCAGTCTCACTAACACTGCTGCTAGGAGTCTTAAGGCCCAAGTCCTGATCAGAGTAGTAAGACCATGAGTCATCGTCACTGCAATGATTGATAGGAGCCATATATAACGAGTTGCTGAGAATGCCTGCCTCCATGTTGtcagagggttttgttttcctcGAAGCTGATTTGTAGGCAGGGGGTCGCTTCTCTCCGGTTCCTCTCACAGGCCGAGACTGCATAGGCATGTCCAGTCTCTTAAGCAGGACACTGCATCGTTTAAGAAGTAGAGGACCATCCTTCACTTGACTTTGAAGGAGGCCTACAGTTTCTTCATGTCTTGTAAAATGTCCCAAAAGCACCTCTGTCTCATTGTCCCCCAAAGTCCAGCTAGATTCATCAACCTGTAGCTCCCTTGTCCGGTCTTCTGTGGTTGCGTTTATTTCTCTCTGTGTGGTATGGGACACTGTTGAATCTGATAACGTCACACTATCCAAGATGTCGGCTTGTGGTTCGTCTGTCTCACTTCGTTGTGGAGCGGGAATTTCCAGAACTGAAATAACTCTGGCGTCTTCCAAGGAAATATCTGAAAAGATTGTATTTTGCAAAAAAAC is a genomic window containing:
- the LOC117439369 gene encoding uncharacterized protein isoform X1 yields the protein MEGPVSEGSPPLPLSTLRLLVPPVRLLSAAIWQTLQHKTVADYGMLEEFVSMVTDIIPELLSTHQRTQLLLGLRAQLVLGLCHFEATADLELVQPHLDRVQMLMDAWPMDAGAANTVEPHATFVDLIKSLLKNADEREHFYRKVLPEQFGPTYDDILETLMWTFLSRLEQVLPLLTFQQVASTFGDVSSVLGECMDSVSQCEGLHTLLQHHTDLSLLDHNDISLEDARVISVLEIPAPQRSETDEPQADILDSVTLSDSTVSHTTQREINATTEDRTRELQVDESSWTLGDNETEVLLGHFTRHEETVGLLQSQVKDGPLLLKRCSVLLKRLDMPMQSRPVRGTGEKRPPAYKSASRKTKPSDNMEAGILSNSLYMAPINHCSDDDSWSYYSDQDLGLKTPSSSVSETGSWSNYSGEGSSFGTPVSRPIDGDSLSSCSNEDTSFMGAKNILSTSKNQGTSDIKASITKKTREVQCFICQDLVNTSLRAHMKSHFPLGEYACPQCDSRFKLYSSFRQHFNRTCFEYGQQQFDLQKPEEVMNLYKCDGCEEAFRYKVSLNRHKHTHNELYCSVCRKVLRDAATLARHKASHTPFQCNRCEQTFTLFKPLSRHCENIHQISRPFKCSYCPKVVSKLRVLITHEWKHTGHLPFQCAQCGLRYKTDGDLTSHQRVHTREKPYLCAECGKTFSQKSNLLRHLNLIHSESRNEKKYSCPECEKSFKEKGALKKHQRTKHFNELFRHPCPYCGKMVSSSTIARHKLIHTGERPFKCTVPECDKYFRSTPEVKKHVLIHHTTERPYTCDTCGKGFIRKCFLNTHAKTHSGEKPFVCHICGKAFPKHYSMQRHKKLVHTFVTH